Proteins from one Mycobacterium adipatum genomic window:
- a CDS encoding DUF3592 domain-containing protein, protein MFGDGTETRSQRVIRRVRVGIILGAALVTFQSVLLVLGAWENDRRIEADMGVAAAEVLDAGPRRSTIEFVTPDRVTYRPELGVLYPSELDTGMRIYVEYDRSDPDLVRVQHRNAALSIIPAGSIAVLGWLIAGTALLVVAVIARRIEEGDGQDQDDATSLSSQSLS, encoded by the coding sequence ATGTTCGGGGACGGCACCGAAACCCGCTCCCAGCGGGTCATCCGGCGGGTGCGGGTCGGCATCATCCTGGGCGCAGCTCTGGTGACGTTCCAGTCGGTGCTGCTGGTGCTGGGCGCGTGGGAGAACGACCGCCGGATCGAGGCCGATATGGGTGTGGCGGCCGCCGAGGTGCTCGACGCCGGCCCGCGGCGCTCGACCATCGAGTTCGTCACCCCCGACCGGGTCACTTACCGGCCGGAGCTGGGTGTGCTCTATCCCTCCGAACTCGACACCGGGATGCGGATCTATGTCGAGTACGACCGCTCGGATCCCGACCTGGTGCGCGTGCAGCACCGTAACGCGGCGCTGTCCATCATCCCGGCCGGATCGATCGCGGTGCTGGGCTGGCTGATCGCCGGGACGGCGCTGCTGGTGGTGGCGGTGATCGCCCGGCGGATCGAGGAGGGCGACGGCCAGGATCAGGACGACGCGACCAGTTTGTCGAGCCAGTCCTTGTCGTAG
- the menD gene encoding 2-succinyl-5-enolpyruvyl-6-hydroxy-3-cyclohexene-1-carboxylic-acid synthase: MNPSTTQARVVVDELIRGGVRDVVLCPGSRNAPLAFALHDADRAGRIRLHVRIDERTAGFLAIGLAVSGQAPVPIAMTSGTAVANLGPAVVEANYARVPLIVLSANRPYELLGTGANQTMEQLGYFGGQVRASISLGLAEDRDLAAANAQWRSATCRVLVAATGSRSANAGPVQFDIPLREPLVPDADSDGETPDGRPDGRSWTYTPPVSFDQPLDIDLTPDTVVIAGHGAGPHPNLAGLPTVSEPTAPAAVNPLHPLALPLLHPKQVIMAGRPTLHRTVSTLLADPAVPVFALTTGPRWPDVSGNSQATGTRAVVSGTPDPAWLRRCAELNERTRSAVRTQLDQHPHTTGLHVAAAVAAGLRDGDQLVLGASNPVRDIALVGLNAPGVKVRSNRGVAGIDGTVSTAIGAALAHERADGGRTVALIGDLTFVHDSSGLLIGPTEPRPRNLTIVVSNDNGGGIFELLEQGDPRFADVSSRIFGTPHDVDIAALCRAYHVDSRQVEVDGLADALGEPFDGMRVLEVKADRSSLRALHASIRAAL, translated from the coding sequence CGCGCAATGCCCCGCTGGCCTTCGCCCTGCACGACGCGGACCGGGCCGGACGCATCCGCCTGCACGTGCGTATCGACGAGCGCACCGCCGGCTTTCTGGCCATCGGACTGGCGGTTTCCGGTCAGGCGCCCGTGCCGATCGCGATGACCTCCGGCACCGCGGTGGCCAACCTGGGTCCGGCCGTGGTCGAGGCCAACTATGCGCGGGTGCCGCTGATCGTGCTGAGCGCGAACCGACCGTATGAGTTGCTGGGCACCGGGGCCAACCAGACCATGGAGCAGCTCGGCTACTTCGGCGGGCAGGTGCGGGCCAGTATCAGCCTGGGCCTGGCCGAGGACCGCGATCTTGCCGCGGCCAACGCGCAGTGGCGATCGGCGACCTGCCGGGTATTGGTGGCGGCCACCGGATCTCGCAGTGCGAATGCAGGTCCGGTGCAGTTCGACATCCCGCTGCGCGAGCCGCTGGTCCCGGATGCCGACAGCGACGGCGAGACGCCGGATGGCCGGCCCGACGGTCGGTCCTGGACCTACACCCCGCCGGTCAGCTTCGACCAGCCGCTGGACATCGACCTCACCCCGGACACCGTCGTCATCGCCGGTCACGGTGCCGGCCCGCATCCCAACCTGGCCGGGTTGCCCACCGTCTCCGAGCCGACGGCACCGGCGGCGGTGAACCCGCTGCACCCGCTCGCGCTGCCGCTGCTGCACCCGAAGCAGGTCATCATGGCGGGTCGCCCGACCCTGCATCGCACGGTCTCCACGCTGCTCGCCGACCCGGCCGTGCCGGTCTTCGCGCTGACCACCGGGCCGCGCTGGCCCGATGTGTCCGGTAACTCGCAGGCCACCGGTACCCGTGCGGTGGTCTCCGGCACGCCGGACCCGGCCTGGCTGCGGCGCTGTGCCGAACTCAACGAACGGACGCGCTCCGCCGTGCGCACCCAGCTCGACCAGCATCCGCACACCACCGGCCTGCACGTGGCGGCGGCGGTGGCCGCCGGGTTGCGCGACGGTGACCAGCTGGTGCTCGGCGCCTCCAACCCGGTGCGCGATATCGCCCTGGTCGGCCTCAACGCGCCGGGGGTCAAGGTGCGGTCCAACCGCGGGGTCGCCGGTATCGACGGCACGGTGTCGACGGCGATCGGTGCCGCGCTGGCCCACGAACGTGCCGACGGTGGCCGCACCGTGGCGCTGATCGGGGACCTGACCTTCGTGCACGACAGCTCGGGGCTGCTGATCGGCCCCACCGAGCCGCGCCCGCGCAACCTCACCATCGTGGTGTCCAACGACAACGGCGGCGGCATCTTCGAGCTGTTGGAGCAGGGTGACCCGCGGTTCGCCGATGTGTCCTCGCGGATCTTCGGCACCCCGCACGATGTGGATATCGCGGCGCTGTGCCGGGCCTATCACGTGGACAGCAGGCAGGTCGAGGTGGACGGCTTGGCCGATGCCCTTGGTGAACCGTTCGACGGGATGCGGGTGCTTGAAGTCAAGGCCGATCGGTCCTCGCTGCGCGCGCTGCACGCGTCCATCCGGGCGGCGCTCTAG